From Gigantopelta aegis isolate Gae_Host chromosome 11, Gae_host_genome, whole genome shotgun sequence, the proteins below share one genomic window:
- the LOC121385188 gene encoding myosin-2 essential light chain-like produces the protein MAKLSEDQIYEIQETFNLFDQRGDGKIAGHQLGDVLRALGQNPTEGEIRKCGFSQNPDARIAFEIFLPILSTISKNRVQAQYEDFVEGFKVFDKEQNGCIQSAELRHILCSLGDKLTDEECDQLFAGQDDSQGNIMYEDFIKMVMNG, from the exons ATG gCAAAACTGTCAGAAGATCAAATTTATG AAATTCAAGAAACATTCAACCTGTTTGATCAAAGAGGAGATGGGAAAATTGCTGGCCATCAGCTTGGTGATGTGTTGAGAGCTCTCGGGCAGAATCCGACGGAGGGAGAGATACGCAAATGTGGATTTTCTCAGAATCCAG ATGCCCGTATTGCCTTTGAAATCTTTCTGCCGATCTTGTCTACGATATCAAAGAACCGTGTCCAGGCTCAGTATGAGGATTTTGTGGAGGGATTTAAAGTGTTTGACAAAGAACAAAATGGATGCATTCAGAGTGCTGAATTACGTCACATACTTTGTTCTTTAG GAGACAAGCTCACTGATGAAGAATGTGACCAGTTATTTGCAGGACAGGATGACAGTCAGGGCAATATTATGTATGAAG ATTTTATCAAGATGGTTATGAATGGTTGA